In Isosphaera pallida ATCC 43644, the sequence AGATCCTGGCTGTCGAGATGGACCGAGGAATCCAGACTGGGAGCGTGGAGCGACGGAAGGGGCATAGAGGGTTGTATCTCAAGGTCAGGTGAGTCCGGGGTTGCCGAGTCGCGCTGTCCCGAACAAAGTCGGTTTGGGGAGCCGCCAATCGAACCGGTGGTTCCTGGTTTCGTCACGCTCCATGTTGCGACGGGGTGGTCGAGCAACGCATGGGAATCCAGCGATCGATCCGAGGGCCCGTCTTGTGCGTGTTCCCTTCGACATGCTCTTGGTGGTTCGGGAAAGGGGTCGTTCCTGAGAGTCGGGAGGTGGCGTCCGCCTAGGGTGCTTGGTCACTTCGGCTTTTGGAGGCGGACGCTCCCGCTTGGCAAGGCAACTCGTTGATCGAGCCACAACCCTCGGGCAGTTTGGCCTCCTCGATGAGCATGTTGGGGATATCGTCAACGATCGCAAACCGGACTCCGCACCCACAGATCAACTCGTTCCCCTCCTTGACCAGGGCGGGTCCGCCGGGGTTCATCGGACAGCGAAGTACCGAAAGCAGGAACTCGTCAACCATCGACGGCACATCTCCTTCAGCCGAGGTTTGCTTTGCGGGTCGTCCGGCTCGTCCCGGAGGTGGTTCCCCGATGGCCTCCATTATGACGGAAAGAGGGGGAATCCGAAA encodes:
- a CDS encoding Trm112 family protein, with product MVDEFLLSVLRCPMNPGGPALVKEGNELICGCGVRFAIVDDIPNMLIEEAKLPEGCGSINELPCQAGASASKSRSDQAP